In a single window of the Victivallis lenta genome:
- a CDS encoding class II glutamine amidotransferase, which produces MCGQCGIILGKKRWTREELEALGNMFTELLRYNERRGRDATGIFIADQSGAGKILKAPVSAMYLTESIEYQEAIQSISNKTIALLGHTRFRTVGTPMINENNHPIQTQFCVGTHNGTITNHEELFRIHDWERVGQVDSEAIFRCADNCIHDGKLDMEEFSKKLKGFSGTMSFILYNRREANVVYIGIGNMPLCLQYHAKLQCLCYSSELMPLAMAGKGFKGWKLISNTPMTLLRFDTTDLMSRDSVSMPFNIS; this is translated from the coding sequence ATGTGCGGACAATGTGGAATCATTCTTGGAAAGAAGCGTTGGACTCGGGAAGAACTGGAGGCTCTCGGCAATATGTTCACAGAGTTGTTGAGGTATAACGAGCGTCGTGGTCGTGATGCGACGGGAATTTTCATTGCCGATCAGAGTGGGGCAGGAAAAATATTGAAAGCTCCGGTTTCGGCGATGTACTTGACTGAATCAATAGAATATCAGGAAGCAATCCAGAGTATCAGTAATAAAACTATTGCCTTGCTTGGTCATACTCGGTTTCGGACGGTGGGAACTCCCATGATCAACGAGAATAATCACCCGATTCAAACTCAATTCTGTGTCGGTACTCATAACGGAACCATTACCAACCATGAGGAATTGTTCCGTATTCACGATTGGGAAAGAGTCGGTCAAGTAGATTCCGAAGCAATTTTTCGTTGTGCGGACAATTGTATCCATGATGGAAAACTTGATATGGAGGAATTTTCGAAAAAATTGAAAGGATTCAGTGGAACGATGTCCTTCATTCTTTATAATCGGCGGGAAGCCAATGTTGTTTATATCGGAATCGGCAATATGCCGTTATGCTTGCAGTATCATGCGAAACTGCAGTGCTTGTGCTATTCAAGTGAACTGATGCCTCTGGCGATGGCGGGGAAAGGCTTCAAAGGTTGGAAACTTATTTCCAATACCCCCATGACACTTCTTCGTTTCGACACTACCGATTTGATGAGTCGGGATTCAGTTTCAATGCCTTTCAATATTTCATGA
- a CDS encoding lysozyme inhibitor LprI family protein, whose amino-acid sequence MKYFSILPILLLTGCTQIPQWETPFRQAAEAELEDAQTQLEMTSAMAAIAANAEERMLAALEYKLSVLPKSERIKLLMEQAEWQRLMDRRNAESMGDGSIAPMMQSQREESRLKNRFTELTVPEEVRQAFIAMRNTPIRFQGEIVTLTHGELDFVIPDNKKDDFTLEFETIAQLNIPFCRELKMGKDTFWISIIEPTNYHVRSSFGEGTESNLSIWKNGENVANFLVGKRITVQNISISQGMVEVSFLDQGGKLHQKKFDCQTTNDDPVLINHWTTERIN is encoded by the coding sequence GTGAAATATTTTTCCATCCTGCCGATTCTGTTGCTTACTGGATGCACCCAAATTCCGCAGTGGGAAACTCCGTTTCGGCAAGCTGCCGAAGCTGAACTTGAAGATGCTCAAACCCAACTTGAGATGACCTCTGCAATGGCCGCTATCGCGGCCAATGCAGAAGAACGTATGCTTGCTGCCTTGGAATATAAGCTCTCTGTTCTTCCAAAATCAGAGCGTATCAAACTCCTCATGGAGCAAGCCGAATGGCAACGCCTGATGGATCGCCGCAATGCCGAATCCATGGGCGATGGTTCGATTGCTCCGATGATGCAGAGTCAACGTGAAGAATCCCGGCTGAAAAATCGGTTTACGGAACTGACCGTTCCCGAAGAGGTGCGACAAGCATTTATCGCCATGCGGAATACGCCGATCCGCTTTCAAGGGGAAATCGTTACCTTGACTCATGGCGAGTTAGATTTCGTGATTCCTGATAATAAAAAAGATGATTTCACTCTGGAATTCGAAACCATTGCTCAGCTTAATATTCCCTTTTGCCGTGAACTGAAAATGGGGAAAGACACTTTCTGGATCAGCATCATCGAACCAACGAATTACCATGTACGATCATCGTTCGGCGAAGGTACAGAATCCAATTTATCCATTTGGAAAAATGGGGAGAATGTTGCTAATTTTCTGGTCGGCAAAAGAATCACGGTTCAAAATATTTCTATCTCCCAAGGGATGGTAGAAGTGTCTTTTCTTGACCAAGGCGGTAAACTCCATCAGAAGAAATTCGACTGTCAAACCACCAATGACGACCCGGTTCTGATCAATCACTGGACAACGGAGCGGATCAATTGA
- a CDS encoding alginate lyase family protein, with translation MLNGRSNRRKGSIRMKETPSHRRAALFAEPLLMPRTVWEQVSSDLPAAPAALACLKAEADRWLGLEPLTVTAKQTPPPSGDLHDYTSMAPYFWPNPETTDGLPYIRRDGETNPEFYTLDNARLEKLCAAVPALILYHNVTGSEPHAEKAAELLRAWFLAPATRMNPNLRHAQFIRGVTDGRGIGIIDTNSLIFLLDAVTRLPASSYWTEDDYRQLQSWFAAYTGWLTLHPFGLQEESEPNNHGSWYDAQVIAFSRFSGREEQIARRLERTLERIRQQIRPDGSQPGELARTLSLTYSTYNLLAFACTAELAIKTGADLWNECPELKNALNYLKPYYSAPEKWSHPQIRPFEPRSAAPLLTLAAGHLNDAELRRMQKELYQPQYRILFSKSAISGRKHP, from the coding sequence ATGTTGAACGGGAGAAGCAACCGCCGGAAAGGATCGATCCGCATGAAAGAAACGCCGTCGCACCGCCGTGCCGCCCTCTTCGCCGAACCGCTGCTGATGCCCCGGACAGTCTGGGAGCAGGTCAGCAGCGACCTGCCGGCGGCCCCTGCGGCGCTGGCCTGCCTGAAAGCCGAAGCGGACCGCTGGCTCGGCCTCGAACCGCTCACCGTAACAGCCAAGCAAACGCCGCCGCCGAGCGGGGACCTTCACGATTACACGAGCATGGCCCCCTATTTCTGGCCGAATCCGGAGACAACGGACGGTCTGCCGTACATCCGGCGTGACGGCGAAACCAACCCCGAATTTTACACGCTGGACAACGCGCGCCTCGAAAAACTCTGCGCCGCGGTTCCGGCGCTGATCCTCTACCATAACGTGACCGGTTCCGAGCCGCACGCGGAAAAGGCGGCAGAGCTTCTGCGCGCCTGGTTTCTCGCTCCGGCCACCCGGATGAACCCGAATCTGCGCCATGCCCAATTCATCCGCGGCGTAACCGACGGGCGCGGCATCGGCATCATCGACACAAACAGCCTGATCTTTCTGCTGGACGCGGTCACCCGCCTGCCCGCATCATCGTACTGGACGGAAGACGATTACCGGCAGCTGCAAAGCTGGTTCGCAGCATACACCGGGTGGCTGACTCTTCATCCGTTCGGTCTCCAGGAGGAATCCGAACCCAACAACCACGGCAGCTGGTACGACGCCCAGGTCATCGCGTTTTCCCGCTTTTCCGGCCGTGAGGAACAAATTGCCCGGCGGCTGGAACGGACCCTCGAACGTATCCGGCAGCAGATCCGCCCGGACGGGAGCCAGCCGGGAGAGCTCGCCCGCACGCTTTCCCTGACTTACAGCACCTACAATCTGCTCGCCTTCGCATGTACGGCGGAACTGGCGATAAAAACCGGAGCCGACCTCTGGAACGAATGTCCGGAGCTGAAAAACGCCCTGAATTACCTGAAACCGTACTACTCGGCGCCGGAAAAGTGGAGCCATCCCCAGATCCGCCCGTTCGAGCCGCGCAGTGCCGCACCGCTGCTGACGCTGGCCGCCGGACATCTGAACGACGCGGAATTGCGGAGAATGCAGAAGGAGCTGTATCAACCGCAATACCGCATTCTGTTCTCAAAATCGGCGATATCCGGCCGCAAACATCCCTGA
- a CDS encoding amidoligase family protein — protein sequence MDKIAELSGMRFGVEIETIGISRKDTVSAILTVVGGEVKHEGGSYDKWSCAAPDGRKWNAVSDASIGRGNAEVVSPILNYPDDISVLQNVIRAIRKAGGKVNSSCGIHVHVDASSLNGRQLGNLAKIVYKQEPLILHALQISQSRLNSYTKPTEENFIADINKHRPQSLTELCQLWYGENNLDEMRHTHYHSSRYHGVNFHSLLYRGTVEFRWFESTLHAGKVKSYIQYCLLLVNRAREVKFAASKKRCLSMESAKYDLRVHLLRIGAIGDEYKTMRHFLLENMPGCASYKHKPESKVA from the coding sequence ATGGACAAAATTGCAGAACTTTCAGGAATGCGGTTTGGAGTTGAAATCGAAACTATCGGAATCAGCAGAAAAGACACCGTTTCAGCCATTCTGACAGTGGTTGGCGGTGAAGTCAAGCATGAGGGCGGTTCTTATGATAAGTGGAGCTGTGCGGCTCCTGACGGTCGTAAATGGAATGCTGTTTCCGATGCTTCGATTGGTCGTGGGAATGCGGAGGTCGTTTCTCCGATTTTGAACTATCCTGACGACATTTCAGTTCTGCAAAATGTGATTCGAGCAATCAGAAAAGCTGGCGGCAAAGTCAATTCGAGCTGTGGTATTCATGTTCATGTCGATGCCTCCAGCCTCAATGGGCGGCAATTGGGAAACCTTGCAAAAATTGTTTACAAGCAAGAACCGCTGATTCTGCATGCGCTCCAAATTTCGCAATCACGCTTAAATAGCTACACAAAGCCGACAGAGGAGAATTTTATTGCCGATATCAACAAACATCGTCCGCAATCACTGACTGAACTTTGTCAACTGTGGTATGGGGAGAATAACCTTGATGAAATGAGGCATACGCACTATCATTCGAGCCGGTATCATGGAGTAAATTTTCATTCATTGCTGTATAGGGGAACTGTTGAGTTCAGATGGTTTGAATCGACATTGCATGCCGGAAAGGTGAAATCCTATATCCAATATTGTCTTCTGCTTGTCAACCGTGCAAGAGAAGTGAAATTCGCTGCCTCAAAGAAGCGTTGCCTCTCCATGGAATCGGCAAAGTATGATTTGAGAGTTCACCTCTTGAGAATCGGAGCCATTGGCGATGAATATAAAACCATGCGTCATTTCTTACTGGAAAATATGCCTGGTTGCGCCAGCTATAAACACAAACCTGAATCGAAAGTTGCTTGA
- a CDS encoding alpha-mannosidase yields the protein MSAKKLYVIGNSHMDPIWLWRLREGRSTWLNTCRSVVRIMKKYPFLKFCRSSSSCYEWIEACDPALFEEIRLLIGAGRWEPVGGWVEQSDTIITPGEVLFRQAEFGRRYFREKFGCDIRIGYSVDSFGQNAGLPKILNATGFDRYVFMRPMAEEKTMPYLFRWRGDGGSEVVTLRVRQAYCTMPGWKEKTQLFDWIDRLIAEGDEHQTFFFGVGDHGGGIYERQLEWLLEAAETRDIEFSTLAHYFDTIEKTELPVYEGELTHHSPGCYSAVSMVKRQFAAVERSLFKAEKLVLESPGPDAEADTAKLDDAWNQFLFNYFHDVYPGTAVRKSFEGEVRDLAGYAQWTATSILEKRLERYAAQSKSDFLTEGGILLWNPLPVPVRAVFGFDTFADPNCNGKRFDTLRDENGNTVPLQWIRSAAAFGPNNAWGRAAAVVDLPPSGLRVFAYGYGGRQPDAVGFERQKAAFRRISFPVVADVGDTWGHGLARLGETEGEAEFLGFEEIDNGPAVSCLRARYRWKQSAFKLDLFAYAGVPELFARWSAEWREKDDTVKFNWKTGIASGSIVSGQAATVLVRTPDECEQPFIDFAAAVDENGRSSGIFAEALHGYDSFGSAELRLTLLRPVCYAEHRPFPPHGDEGYADLGEVEQEFWIADGRPAAELPAAARGRLWGAEHMEITAAADGAAFRRPVWTVEPPEVIALCQNCREFRLWNASQEEKPFRLLCDGAELASGALAPEEVRSIALK from the coding sequence ATGAGTGCGAAGAAACTTTATGTCATCGGCAATTCCCATATGGACCCGATCTGGCTCTGGCGGCTGCGCGAGGGGCGTTCGACCTGGCTGAACACCTGCCGGTCGGTCGTGCGGATCATGAAGAAGTATCCGTTCCTGAAGTTCTGCCGCTCATCGAGTTCCTGCTACGAGTGGATCGAAGCGTGCGATCCGGCGCTGTTTGAGGAGATCCGCCTGCTGATCGGAGCCGGGCGCTGGGAGCCGGTCGGCGGCTGGGTCGAGCAGTCCGACACGATCATCACGCCGGGAGAGGTCCTGTTCCGGCAGGCCGAGTTCGGCAGGCGCTATTTCCGGGAGAAATTCGGCTGCGACATCCGGATCGGTTACAGCGTCGATTCGTTCGGCCAGAATGCGGGACTGCCGAAAATCCTGAATGCAACAGGGTTCGACCGTTACGTCTTCATGCGTCCGATGGCGGAGGAGAAGACCATGCCGTATCTGTTCCGCTGGCGCGGCGACGGCGGCAGCGAGGTCGTCACGCTGCGCGTCCGGCAGGCTTACTGCACGATGCCGGGCTGGAAGGAGAAAACGCAGCTTTTCGACTGGATCGACCGGCTGATCGCGGAAGGCGACGAGCATCAGACCTTCTTCTTCGGCGTCGGCGACCACGGCGGCGGCATCTACGAGCGGCAGCTGGAGTGGCTGCTTGAAGCGGCCGAAACCCGCGACATCGAATTTTCGACGCTGGCGCACTATTTCGACACGATCGAAAAGACGGAGCTGCCGGTGTACGAGGGCGAGCTTACCCACCATTCGCCGGGCTGCTATTCGGCCGTTTCGATGGTCAAGCGGCAGTTCGCCGCCGTCGAGCGTTCGCTTTTCAAGGCCGAGAAGCTCGTGCTCGAGTCGCCGGGGCCGGATGCCGAAGCCGATACGGCGAAGCTCGACGACGCATGGAACCAGTTCCTTTTCAACTATTTTCACGATGTCTACCCCGGCACGGCGGTGCGGAAATCCTTCGAAGGCGAAGTCCGCGACCTCGCAGGCTATGCGCAGTGGACCGCGACTTCGATTCTCGAAAAACGGCTTGAGCGCTATGCGGCGCAGTCGAAGAGCGATTTTCTGACCGAGGGCGGCATCCTGCTCTGGAACCCGCTGCCGGTTCCGGTGCGGGCCGTGTTCGGCTTCGACACCTTCGCGGACCCGAATTGCAACGGGAAGCGGTTCGACACATTGCGCGATGAGAACGGCAATACCGTTCCTCTGCAGTGGATTCGCTCCGCCGCCGCTTTCGGGCCGAACAACGCCTGGGGGCGCGCCGCCGCCGTGGTCGACCTGCCGCCGTCGGGACTTCGCGTGTTCGCTTACGGTTACGGCGGCAGACAGCCGGACGCGGTCGGCTTCGAGCGGCAGAAGGCGGCCTTCAGGCGCATTTCGTTCCCTGTGGTCGCGGATGTCGGCGATACCTGGGGGCACGGCCTTGCCCGGCTCGGCGAAACCGAAGGCGAGGCGGAGTTCCTCGGCTTCGAGGAGATCGACAACGGTCCGGCGGTCAGCTGTCTGCGGGCCCGCTACCGCTGGAAGCAGTCGGCTTTCAAGCTCGACCTCTTCGCCTATGCCGGAGTTCCGGAGCTCTTCGCGCGCTGGAGCGCGGAGTGGCGCGAAAAGGACGACACGGTCAAATTCAACTGGAAAACCGGCATCGCCTCGGGCTCCATCGTTTCGGGACAGGCCGCGACCGTGCTTGTCCGCACGCCGGACGAATGCGAGCAGCCGTTCATCGATTTTGCGGCGGCGGTGGATGAAAACGGCCGCAGCTCCGGCATTTTCGCCGAGGCGCTGCACGGATACGATTCGTTCGGCAGCGCGGAACTGCGGCTCACGCTGCTGCGTCCGGTCTGCTATGCCGAGCACCGCCCGTTCCCGCCGCACGGCGACGAGGGGTATGCGGATCTCGGCGAAGTTGAGCAGGAGTTCTGGATTGCCGACGGCCGTCCGGCTGCGGAGCTCCCCGCTGCGGCGCGCGGGCGGCTGTGGGGCGCGGAGCATATGGAGATCACGGCCGCCGCCGACGGTGCGGCCTTCCGCCGTCCGGTCTGGACGGTCGAGCCGCCGGAGGTCATCGCGCTCTGCCAGAACTGCCGCGAATTCCGGCTCTGGAATGCGTCGCAGGAGGAGAAGCCGTTCCGGCTGCTTTGCGACGGCGCCGAACTTGCTTCCGGCGCGCTCGCCCCGGAAGAGGTCCGTTCCATTGCGCTCAAATGA
- a CDS encoding recombinase family protein produces MYRKGYRKIRENHAQKNAENCCQKNGRLFDSSKMEIKKMRCVIYTRVSTEDQTVENQISQLKEYAEHQNWNIIDIVSDVASGGKSANERSGLKKVLAMARQRKYDVLLFWSLDRFSREGSRKTLEYLTKLDDFQVKWHSYTEEYISSLGIFADAIISLMACLAKQERIRISERTKAGLERVRSRGKKLGRPQTADVAAIRELRQQGFSLAQIALRCNISRARVHQILSA; encoded by the coding sequence GTGTATAGAAAAGGGTATCGAAAAATCAGAGAAAATCACGCTCAGAAAAACGCTGAAAACTGTTGTCAAAAAAATGGTCGTTTATTTGACAGCTCTAAAATGGAGATTAAAAAAATGCGCTGTGTCATTTATACTCGGGTCAGCACGGAAGATCAAACAGTGGAAAATCAGATATCGCAATTGAAAGAATATGCAGAACATCAGAACTGGAACATCATTGACATTGTTTCTGATGTTGCCTCTGGAGGAAAATCGGCAAATGAACGTTCTGGCTTGAAAAAAGTTCTTGCCATGGCAAGGCAGAGAAAATATGACGTTCTGTTATTTTGGAGCCTCGACCGTTTTTCTCGTGAAGGCTCTCGGAAAACTTTGGAGTATTTGACCAAGCTGGATGACTTTCAGGTGAAGTGGCACAGCTACACAGAGGAATATATTTCAAGCCTCGGCATTTTTGCGGATGCCATCATCAGCCTCATGGCTTGCCTTGCCAAGCAGGAGCGGATTCGGATTTCGGAAAGAACTAAAGCTGGACTTGAAAGAGTTCGCAGCAGAGGGAAAAAACTTGGTCGTCCACAAACTGCCGATGTCGCCGCAATCAGGGAACTTCGCCAGCAAGGATTCAGCCTGGCTCAAATCGCTCTTCGCTGTAATATATCAAGAGCAAGAGTTCACCAAATCCTTTCAGCCTGA
- a CDS encoding SPFH domain-containing protein: MKLAAFGIILLLVLLVLLPLFVWFGCRIEPGNGEIAVLIRKTGKPLPPDELIARSPEQQGIQLEVLGEGRYFRNPYTWDWEILPITDVPAGKFAVLVRKFGRDLTDGRIIAPDDESKGVLADVLGTGKHRINPYAYEVRIYDDVRIMPGFIGVVTSVSGEDVFNGVRNENAYQHGFLVRPGRKGVLADVLKEGTHRINPFIYSVALVNIQSQRHEFSGDDAISFLTVDGFSVSLEGTVEFNIDESLAPRLAHEVGNMEDILKKLILPSVHGFARLEGSKKAATEFIIGESRQVFQTQLEKYLRENCRKWGVRINSVLIRDIIVPQEVAEIIRNRELAQQEARKYAEQIEQARSEAELQKQKMLAEQNSRKTEAETQRITATISARQKQMEQVIAAETELKVAEVALKTAEADAQAALNAAEAERRVVAERNLREAEVLKRQVQAYGGGDAYIRAMLYAKLMPGVKSIIGNSAGGGIFGLPLSEFPAAAPAEGGLK; encoded by the coding sequence ATGAAATTGGCCGCATTCGGAATCATACTGCTCCTGGTGCTGCTCGTGCTGCTGCCGCTGTTCGTCTGGTTCGGCTGCCGCATTGAGCCGGGGAACGGTGAAATCGCCGTGCTGATCCGCAAGACCGGGAAGCCGCTGCCGCCGGACGAACTTATCGCGCGCTCGCCGGAGCAGCAGGGGATCCAGCTTGAAGTGCTCGGCGAGGGGCGTTATTTCCGCAACCCCTACACCTGGGACTGGGAGATTCTGCCGATCACCGACGTTCCGGCCGGAAAGTTCGCCGTCCTTGTCCGCAAGTTCGGCCGGGATCTCACGGACGGCAGGATCATCGCTCCCGACGACGAGAGCAAGGGCGTGCTGGCCGATGTGCTCGGCACCGGCAAGCACCGCATCAATCCGTATGCGTACGAGGTCAGGATTTACGACGACGTCAGGATCATGCCGGGCTTCATCGGCGTGGTGACTTCCGTCTCCGGCGAGGACGTTTTCAACGGCGTCCGCAACGAAAACGCCTATCAGCACGGATTTCTGGTCAGACCCGGACGCAAGGGTGTGCTGGCCGACGTGCTGAAGGAGGGGACGCATCGCATCAATCCGTTTATTTACAGCGTCGCTCTGGTCAACATCCAGAGCCAGCGGCATGAATTCAGCGGGGACGATGCGATTTCGTTCCTGACCGTGGACGGTTTTTCGGTTTCGCTCGAAGGAACCGTCGAATTCAATATCGACGAATCGCTTGCGCCGCGGCTGGCCCACGAGGTCGGCAATATGGAGGATATTTTGAAGAAGCTGATTCTCCCGTCGGTGCACGGGTTCGCCCGGCTCGAAGGCAGCAAGAAGGCCGCGACGGAGTTCATCATCGGCGAGAGCCGGCAGGTGTTCCAGACGCAGTTGGAGAAGTACCTGCGCGAAAACTGCCGCAAGTGGGGCGTCCGGATCAACTCGGTCCTGATCCGTGATATCATCGTCCCCCAGGAGGTCGCCGAAATCATCCGCAACCGCGAGCTCGCCCAGCAGGAGGCGCGCAAGTATGCCGAGCAGATCGAACAGGCGCGTTCGGAGGCCGAACTTCAGAAACAGAAGATGCTTGCCGAGCAGAACAGCCGCAAGACCGAGGCCGAGACGCAGCGGATCACCGCGACCATCTCGGCCCGGCAGAAGCAGATGGAGCAGGTCATCGCGGCCGAAACCGAGCTCAAGGTCGCCGAGGTCGCCCTCAAGACCGCCGAGGCCGACGCGCAGGCCGCGCTCAATGCGGCTGAGGCGGAACGCCGGGTCGTCGCAGAACGGAATCTGCGTGAGGCCGAGGTGCTGAAGCGGCAGGTGCAGGCCTACGGCGGAGGCGACGCATATATCCGGGCCATGCTGTACGCCAAGCTCATGCCGGGCGTGAAGTCGATCATCGGCAACAGTGCGGGAGGCGGTATTTTCGGGCTGCCGCTTTCGGAGTTCCCGGCGGCCGCGCCGGCGGAAGGAGGTCTGAAATGA
- a CDS encoding SPFH domain-containing protein: MSQAEEKVVPVQSPVKPAVMAVAVLGFIALAVYLVYLWGFCRFYVPAGHMAVVTAKSGKAPAPGTILVERGEKGIWREVLPEGRHFLDPVQYDVKIVPAVSIPLGKVGIVTAKVGKELAPGEIIAPDRESKGVWRDVLGPGVYRLNPEGYSVEVADAINIPAGYAGVVTSQSGRPAAPGEFARPGERGVLSDILQPGLYYLNRYAYQVNVIEIGMNQVTMAAGSNESMVSTRSRLSNATDALAELESNTLNFQKKLRRERAERMNAAPAVTVSDGNRKSAVGAFPLPKAAAPLPAEAQIFGISRAVEFPSRDGFKVALDMTVEFELMPENLAKIYLLYGDLPQVVEKIILPQVLSVSRLKGSSYRAQDFIMGEGRETFQYDLSQVLGETLAGRSIIVHNAIIRNVDIPINILSPIRAVSLAKEQNLTNESLQGTAKKLAELNIETELIEQRRREVVQETEKLVARIAAERDQAVAQLKAETELTVAELKLKKSELLAKIAQLKGETEVKTRYLVDNETARGELLKAEALGGAAKLSELKLVDSLNPEVETRIIYAGPGTLWTDLKAGALPLSAAPEK; this comes from the coding sequence ATGAGCCAGGCGGAGGAAAAAGTCGTGCCGGTCCAGTCTCCGGTGAAGCCGGCGGTGATGGCGGTGGCTGTTCTCGGATTCATCGCGCTGGCGGTCTATCTGGTTTATCTGTGGGGCTTCTGCCGCTTCTACGTTCCCGCCGGACACATGGCGGTGGTGACCGCGAAATCCGGCAAGGCTCCGGCGCCGGGAACGATCCTCGTCGAACGCGGCGAAAAGGGCATCTGGCGCGAAGTGTTGCCGGAGGGGCGGCATTTCCTCGATCCGGTCCAGTACGATGTGAAGATCGTTCCGGCGGTCAGCATCCCGCTCGGCAAGGTCGGCATCGTGACCGCCAAGGTCGGCAAAGAGCTCGCTCCGGGCGAAATCATCGCGCCGGACCGCGAAAGCAAAGGCGTCTGGCGCGACGTGCTCGGGCCCGGCGTCTACCGGCTGAATCCGGAAGGGTATTCGGTCGAAGTGGCCGACGCGATCAATATCCCGGCCGGTTACGCGGGCGTGGTGACCTCTCAGAGCGGCAGGCCTGCCGCGCCGGGAGAATTCGCCAGGCCGGGCGAACGCGGTGTGCTGTCGGACATCCTCCAGCCGGGGCTTTACTACCTGAACCGCTACGCCTATCAGGTCAATGTGATCGAGATCGGCATGAACCAGGTCACCATGGCCGCCGGTTCGAACGAGAGCATGGTTTCGACCCGCAGCCGGCTGTCGAATGCGACTGACGCGCTGGCCGAGCTTGAGTCCAACACGCTGAATTTCCAGAAGAAGCTGCGGCGCGAGCGGGCGGAGAGGATGAACGCGGCGCCGGCGGTCACGGTGTCCGACGGGAACCGGAAAAGTGCCGTCGGCGCTTTTCCGCTCCCGAAAGCTGCGGCGCCGCTGCCGGCCGAGGCGCAGATTTTCGGCATCAGCCGCGCGGTCGAATTCCCGTCGCGCGACGGTTTCAAGGTCGCGCTCGACATGACCGTCGAATTCGAGCTCATGCCGGAGAATCTTGCGAAGATTTACCTGCTGTACGGCGATCTGCCGCAGGTGGTCGAGAAGATCATCCTGCCGCAGGTGCTGTCGGTGTCGCGGCTCAAGGGCTCGAGCTACCGCGCGCAGGATTTCATCATGGGCGAGGGGCGCGAGACCTTTCAGTACGATCTGTCGCAGGTGCTCGGCGAAACGCTGGCCGGACGCAGCATCATCGTGCATAACGCGATCATCCGCAACGTCGATATTCCGATCAACATCCTGTCGCCGATCCGGGCGGTCAGCCTTGCGAAGGAGCAGAATCTGACCAACGAGTCGCTGCAGGGAACCGCGAAGAAGCTCGCCGAACTGAATATCGAGACCGAGCTCATCGAGCAGCGTCGCCGCGAAGTCGTGCAGGAGACCGAAAAGCTCGTGGCCCGCATCGCGGCCGAACGCGATCAGGCGGTCGCCCAACTGAAGGCGGAGACCGAACTGACCGTCGCCGAGCTCAAGCTCAAGAAATCCGAGCTGCTGGCGAAGATCGCCCAGCTCAAGGGCGAGACCGAAGTCAAGACCCGGTATCTGGTCGACAACGAGACGGCGCGGGGGGAACTCCTGAAGGCCGAAGCGCTCGGCGGAGCCGCGAAGCTTTCGGAACTCAAGCTGGTCGATTCACTGAATCCGGAGGTCGAGACCCGGATCATCTATGCCGGGCCCGGCACGCTGTGGACCGACCTGAAGGCCGGAGCGCTGCCGCTGTCCGCCGCACCGGAGAAGTGA